TTCAAATGCAAAAGCCAGGTAAAAAAAGGAGCCCATACCGCGGATACCAAAAAAGCTGATGCCCAGTTTTTCTTTCAAGTGTAAATGGCGTGTGCCGATCAAGCCAAGCAAACCTGCTACAGGTCGTATCAATAGTACAAAACCAAAGGAGAATACGACCATGGGCAAGGTCAAGGGTTTTAAAATGCCGCCTACAATACTGCCGCCAAAAAGAATGAGTACAATGGCTAATAGTATGCGTTCAATTTGGTCGGTAAAGTCGTGCAGCTTGCGGTGATAATTATGGCCAAGCTCATAGTTGCGCAGCGTAATGGCCGTTACAAAAACGGCGATAAAACCATATCCCTTTACCATTTCGGTTAAGCCATAAACTAAAAGTGTTGCTGATACTGCTACAAAGCCATCGCGGATCACCACAAAGTTTCTCTTTTCAGGCAGGTAGAAAACCAGGCGGGCTAGGAGCAGGCCGATGCCTACGCCGCAAGCAACACCAGCAGCCAGGCGGTACAAAACATCGCGGGTAAACCATAAAACCAGGTTTTCGGAACTGCCGCCAATACCTATGGCTGCTACTATGATGGCCAGCCAGGTAAAGGGGAATGCCATGCCGTCGTTCATGCCGGCTTCTGCCGTGAGGGAGAAACGAACGTTATCCTTGCTCTTTTCCAACGGTGGACCCACTTGTACATCAGAAGCCAATACAGGATCGGTTGGAGCTAATACGGCACCTAACAAAAGAGAAGAGGCGAGATCAAAACCCAATAACCAATGAGCCACCCATGTCACAGCGGCAATACATACAATCATGGTAAAGGTGATCAGCCGGAAAGGAACCGCCCAACTTTTTAATGAAAAAGGTTGATCGATCTTAAGCCCCGTACCCATTAGGGAGATGATCACTACCAATTCTGTCAGGTGTAGGGCTTCCTTATCATGAAGTATAGGATTGGGCTTAGGTAAGTGATCCACCAATTCGTAAAGAGCTATACCAAATAGTACATAAATAATGGAGTAGGAGATTTGGGTTCGCTCCGTTATAGACGGCATCCAGGCCATGCCCAATGCCGCAATTCCAATAAGGGTTATGCTAATGATATAACTATCCACGCCCTGCACTTCCAAAAAAGGTGCCTTTGTATGAAAACTGGTCTTGAACTTTGGATATAAAAGAAAATACCGGCCTTAAAGGCCGGTATTTTAAATTTCCCGTATCACATTGCCGATTGCCGATTCTCGACTCCCGACTCACGGTTGTCCCCTCACTGCTGAGGTTCAGTTTCTTTCTTTTTCTTTTTGAAAGGGTTAAAGCCTTCAATAAGCCCCTTACCGGTTTCCTTTAAGTTGTTCTTAATATCTGTGTTGGTGGGATTAGTAGTATCCTTACCTAAGAGCTTGTTTTTGATCTCATTGCCAGCTGCTTGCACCACCTGGTTTTTTACGGATTGCAGGGTGTCTTTGACAGCTGTTTTAATTGCGGTTTTGGTACTGTCTACTTTTTGCTGGGCAAAATCAAGTGTTTGTTGTTTAAGATCAGCAACAAGGTCGTTACCTGCTTGTTTCAGATCTGTTTGAAAAGTTGGTTTTAATAAGGTGCCACCTACTTTTACATTCAGGTCTACTACATCGCTGACTTTGGCAGGTACACCTTTTTTGTTAGCCTGCGCCACTAGGTTGTTTACCAGTTGGTTTCCTTTATCACCCATCAGGGCGCGTGGCACTTTCAGGTTCAACCCATACGCCAGGGATTGGTCCAGACCGTGCATGCCACCAATTTCCATGTCAATATCTTTTACATTCAGCTTAAAGGGTTTGATAGCTACCTTACCATTGGCAAACTCAATACGATTCTTAACATCTTTGAGTGTAATGGTTTCCAGTTCTTTAATATTTAAAGTGCGGGCCAAGCCTTCTACGGGGGCAAACTTTTTTAGAACGCCTTCTAATAACAACAGGTTGCCTTGTCCGGTTAGTGAATTCAGATCAGGCATCATGTTTTCACCCAGCTTTCCTGTCATGCTCATTTGAGAAGACACCTTGCCAGATAGGAACTTAGCAATGGGCATTAACATTTGAACAGTATTGAAAGCATTAAACGTCTTTTCAATGTTCAATCCTTTAACGTCATAAGCCATGCTGATATCCGGATGCTGTTTGTCTACCTTGGTAGAGTAGGAGCCGTTAACGGCCATGCTGCCATCCAGCGCGTTGGCTGATACGTTTTGCAGGTGTACTGTTTCATCCGCAATACGTAGTTTACCCGAAAGATTATCTAGGTCCACTTTGTCATAACGAACTTTATCCACTTGAGCGTTGATATCAAAGTTGATATTATTAGGTACCAGGAAAGGAGCTGAGGTAGTACTGGATGTAGAAGTGGTTGTTGCGGTATCTGTTGATACACCCATCCAGTCATTCAGATTTACCCGGTCTGCTTTTACGGTTAGCTGTCCATCCAATGGTTGGTTGTTCAGCATATATGGTAGTAGGTTGTTTAATACACCATTACCAGCAAAGTTGGTATTCAGGTATTTCCCATTGATATTATTTAAGGTAACATTCTTTGGATTGAATGTCAGTAGCAGATTGTTTAAAGCTACGCCATCAGGGTAATCTTTAGAAGCATAGAGAAAGTCTTTCAATTCCATGGTGCCGGCCGCCTGGAAGTTTTCATACTGTTGCTTTTGGAGTGCTTCCATGGTTCCCTTTACAGCTACATCTGCATTGAGTAATCCTGTCAGTTTAGTACCGGCCTCCATTTTAGCAAACTCTGTAACCTTAGAAAGGTTCAGACTGCCTTTGGCTGCGGCATCTATAAACAATTGACTTACAGGATTCTTAATCAACAAGCGGAAGTCAAAAGGTGCATTGTCCATTTCTATGTGGCCTTTGTGAATGTCAACCACTGTATGATCGGCTACACCATCTTTATTTTCAATCTGTAGGGCCAGGTGGATGTTCTGTAGGGGCTTTGGAAGGTCGGGGTATTGGAAAAATCCATTCTCAATGCCTAGGTTAAGCGCATAGGCTGGAAGCTCTGTGGCAGAGTAGCGGCCTTTTACAAAGCCATTGAAAATGGCCTTGCCGCTTGTTTTTACTTTATCAAAATCGTGCTGGTAGACAGCAGGAATAAGAGACAAGAAATGCTTGAACTCAGTAGAAGGCGCTTTAAAGGCAATGTCCATATTATAAGTACTGTCGTTTACAAGCTGAAAGAATCCTTCCGTAGCTAATGAAAGCGCGTTAATATGTATGTCATCTGTTTTAAAGCGGTATGTGTTGGTTTTGTTATCTACTTCAATATCTGCAGCAAGCGATGTTTTTACCTTGGCCAGGTAAGGAATGGCGGCATAGGTAAAATTGATAGCATCGGAAGATGTAGATGTTTTCAATGTGAAAAGATCGGAGCTAAAGTCGCCGCTGCCTTCATGATTCAAGTTGTCAACGGACAGGTGCATATTGGAAACTTCGTCATCATACCTGATAAACCCCTTGGTGATGGCATAATGCTGCAAGGCCAGTTGAAAGGAAGTGGTATCGGTGGATGGTGTAGCTGCAGCGGTGTCCGGTTTGGTAATATCCCAGTTGGCCTTACCATCTGCTCCTACAATAGCATGTATGCGCGGTTCGTCAATAGTAATACTGTATATTTTATACTCTTTGCCATTGAGAAGGCTGTTGAAGTTGACAGCTACATCTATAGATTGAGCAGCTAATAAAGTATCCTTGGCAAATATGCCAGTGCCCACTACCTGTAGATCTTCTATGGAAACGGCCACTTTAGGAAAATGGCGGATGAAGGAAATGTCTATATCCGAAAAGTCGACTTTTGCTGTCAAGTTTTCGTTGATCTTTTCCTTTGCCAGTTTAATGATCTTGCCTTTGAAGAGGAAAGGGGCTGCAAATGCTATTGCCAATAAGATTACAAAAGAGATAGCGGTGATTTTAAGCCCTTTTTTTAATGCTGTCATAGGGATTGGGTTTAGCGGGTCGATTTAGATGACCTTTTTCAAAAATAGGCAAAAAAAAGTACCCTGTAGAAGGCGCGCTTCGCGCTGGTTGGTTTCGCGCAGAGGCGCAGGGAGTGCAGAGAGAGAGGAACCACAGAGATACTGGGGCAGGGAGGGGCACAGAGGAACTGTGGCTTGCAGGTGGCGCAGATAAGCTCAGAAGAAGTTGCAGGTGTCTGGTTTCACTCTTTCCTGCTCAACCAGCCTGCTAGTCATAACGCCTCTTGCTTTTGTTATCCAGAGCGATAGCGAAGGATCTCAGAGACTACGATTTTACAACAAACTGCTATCATAGTAACACTTGCCTGTCACTCTGAACTCGTTTCAGGGGCTGCTCCTGTGCCAACGGAACTGTCGGAATACATTCTATCTACTCCATTTTTTTATTGTTGCTTAAACCATCCATGAACTTCTAAGTAAATGTTCCTTAGCCTATAATTCTCGAAGTGTAAGCTGCATGTTGATAAAGACAATAGGGTTGAAAGGGCGACTTGGAAGCAAAAGACTCTATAAGCATTAGATAGTACAATCTGAATACAATGTGTTTTCCTTCTGTCGAAGTATACTGCGAGGAAATGACAAATAGTATACGCTAACAAAGCTGCAGCGTTCTACCGTCGCCATACCAGTTGCGGAGCTCCGTTACTGTTATACCTTCTTCGATTAAATATTCGATAGTAAAGGGGCTATATCAATTCGTTTTAAATAAGGTTCTAGATCATGGGTGTCCTCAAATCCCTTAATGATTACACACTTATCTTTATCCTTTGGGTAAAAGAGCTCAACATAAAAACTATTAAGTTGAAACAGTAATACCGTATAATCCATAAAAAGGCGACTGCTTAAATAAATGCCATCGTCTAATACCATTTCCTGTTGGGCTATCTGCTCCAGCACACTAAATTCCTTCAACTGCATAGCTCACTTGGTTTATAGTGGGCAGTCACAAAGAAAATGCCGTTGAGCAAAAATGCTTTGGTTTTACATCTTGGTACGTATTCTGTATACCGGGGAGGTATTCCTTCCTCAGTGTGGATGGTAATAGCGGTCTGGTTTCTACACCTGGGAATAAATAATCCTCTTTTCAATAGAAAAAGGCCTATTTGTAAGCGGAACATAGTAAAGGCATTGTCTTTGATTTATAGAGCATAGGTGGAATTGATGATGAATACGGAGTAGTGCTATAGGTTAGTTGTAGAAATGAATAATGTAGGGGAAAACCAAGAGCCGCCCCAGTAATGTAAAGATGCGAATGCAGGTAGCGATTATGAATGTAAAGAGAAGAATGAACGCATTGGATTAAATTAAAACAG
This genomic interval from Flavisolibacter tropicus contains the following:
- a CDS encoding cation:proton antiporter; amino-acid sequence: MQGVDSYIISITLIGIAALGMAWMPSITERTQISYSIIYVLFGIALYELVDHLPKPNPILHDKEALHLTELVVIISLMGTGLKIDQPFSLKSWAVPFRLITFTMIVCIAAVTWVAHWLLGFDLASSLLLGAVLAPTDPVLASDVQVGPPLEKSKDNVRFSLTAEAGMNDGMAFPFTWLAIIVAAIGIGGSSENLVLWFTRDVLYRLAAGVACGVGIGLLLARLVFYLPEKRNFVVIRDGFVAVSATLLVYGLTEMVKGYGFIAVFVTAITLRNYELGHNYHRKLHDFTDQIERILLAIVLILFGGSIVGGILKPLTLPMVVFSFGFVLLIRPVAGLLGLIGTRHLHLKEKLGISFFGIRGMGSFFYLAFAFEKTRFPLMHQLWAIVAFIVLLSLVLHGLTASKTMKKLESQFNQPLHIKEVKDNFRQA
- a CDS encoding AsmA-like C-terminal region-containing protein, encoding MTALKKGLKITAISFVILLAIAFAAPFLFKGKIIKLAKEKINENLTAKVDFSDIDISFIRHFPKVAVSIEDLQVVGTGIFAKDTLLAAQSIDVAVNFNSLLNGKEYKIYSITIDEPRIHAIVGADGKANWDITKPDTAAATPSTDTTSFQLALQHYAITKGFIRYDDEVSNMHLSVDNLNHEGSGDFSSDLFTLKTSTSSDAINFTYAAIPYLAKVKTSLAADIEVDNKTNTYRFKTDDIHINALSLATEGFFQLVNDSTYNMDIAFKAPSTEFKHFLSLIPAVYQHDFDKVKTSGKAIFNGFVKGRYSATELPAYALNLGIENGFFQYPDLPKPLQNIHLALQIENKDGVADHTVVDIHKGHIEMDNAPFDFRLLIKNPVSQLFIDAAAKGSLNLSKVTEFAKMEAGTKLTGLLNADVAVKGTMEALQKQQYENFQAAGTMELKDFLYASKDYPDGVALNNLLLTFNPKNVTLNNINGKYLNTNFAGNGVLNNLLPYMLNNQPLDGQLTVKADRVNLNDWMGVSTDTATTTSTSSTTSAPFLVPNNINFDINAQVDKVRYDKVDLDNLSGKLRIADETVHLQNVSANALDGSMAVNGSYSTKVDKQHPDISMAYDVKGLNIEKTFNAFNTVQMLMPIAKFLSGKVSSQMSMTGKLGENMMPDLNSLTGQGNLLLLEGVLKKFAPVEGLARTLNIKELETITLKDVKNRIEFANGKVAIKPFKLNVKDIDMEIGGMHGLDQSLAYGLNLKVPRALMGDKGNQLVNNLVAQANKKGVPAKVSDVVDLNVKVGGTLLKPTFQTDLKQAGNDLVADLKQQTLDFAQQKVDSTKTAIKTAVKDTLQSVKNQVVQAAGNEIKNKLLGKDTTNPTNTDIKNNLKETGKGLIEGFNPFKKKKKETEPQQ